GTCAATTGTAACATTTTTGTCTTGAATAGTTACGCTGGAGTGTTGTTATTTGTTTGTTATGTTTGAAAGAgtaatttatgtaaactttacCATTTAGCTCCTTGTGTATTGATGCTCCTATCTCTTCTGATTGATCAAAGGTAACGCTTTCTGATTATTAACGCTTTCTGATTATCAACCAAACCTGAGTCCAAACTAACAAGTTGATCTCCGACTATGAATGGGTTATGAGCcatgattgtatttttttaagtcatcactaccatgttttcatttttctttgtGTTTGTCAACAGATCTATGTGGAGATGTTAGTGTGCTTATTGCATCAATTACATCTGCGCATCGATGCAGTGTTTTCGTCTACACCCTCAACACATTTTCCGTCAATCTTTTACAAATAACCCCATCTCAATTGTTTAGTGACTTTATCAGAATCTGTTCTATTGCTAGATCAGCCCGTACCCCTGACCATTTTTTTCGGTGCTTCTAATGTTGTGATTAATTACCACGTAGTGTTCGTAAATTACAGGGTGATCTATTTGTAAGGCAGCAACAGTCTGAAAGTAAAGCCTGCACGATTTTGCATAGTTATTATGACCTGTTGCAGTAAAAAGATTGAGCATAAACTTTGTTGCAGAAATATGTAACGCCCAGTTACATGTTCTCACAATCAccgcaacaacaaaaaaaatattttgaagtcaAATTGTTCCATTTTGGCTCTAGTAATACGTTCTGTCTCAATTGTCGTTGATATTTTTGAGAtcaatttttcaacaaatttcgAAAGGATAAATGTAAGTATTTTCTTTTGTTCTTTTGGTCAGTTTAAGCTTATCAACTAAAGCATGCAAATCAAGCTTCACACTATGCACGATAAAAGAAGTAAggagatgtttttttttgctataatcAGCATACTTAGAGCCTACGTGATTTAAAGGATCTTGTGTTCTCTGGCTTTCTCCTCATTTAACACATAGAGCTTGTTCATTTGGTACGTCCGTTTTCATTTTATCttccattattattttttactaaactaaaagatattcaacaaaaaattttttttacatatgttcaattcaatatttaatttacagTACAGCTGTTTCAAACACGAtgatatttataactattttttaattgtgattCTATGATAGCTATGATTTCAaagaaaaactcaattttataataaattgaatagttaggtttttatcaataataaatttctatattttaatcCCTCAATAACATATTGGCTATTGaactacattttttcttttaataatgaaaggTAGTACTGTAGACcgtagcaggatgcagttaacatctgccaaAGAAGATACTCTGACTTCAAAATATACTCTAGATACTCTGACTTCAAAATCCCCCGCCCTAAGGCGGGGGATTTTGAAGTCAGAGTttgtttctcctagcctttAACTAAAAAAGCACACCCTGAAGGCAGTAAGGAATGGTACAAGTAGTACTGGATTACATGATACCAGTAGCAGGTTGATCTtgaccatatatatataattaatttaaatataaatatatataatatttgtatatacattgtatatacatgtatatatatacatgcatatatatatatacatacatatatatatacatacatatgtatatacatacatatatatatatgcatacatatatgtatatatatatatatatatatgcatacatatatgtatatatatatgcattcatatatatgcatacatatatatatgcgtacatatatgtatatatatttgatgcttttttttatgaaaaaaaattcttttattacaCATCGAACTGCAACTGATGCTTTAGTAGgtttaaaagatattgttatactcaaaatagtttttaataaattagaataGAGTATTACGAATACGTTTAATTATATGGTTTTGaatataacaaacatttttttttaggttttccCGAAAAGACAATTTTGCAATTTTGCTGATTAGTTGTATCACCATCGTTAACATCTTTAACACAATCCAAGACCATAAtcaaaataactcaaaatatgTAATTGAGTTAACTTCATATTTATTACATGAAAAATTATCttatatagttaaatttttgtaattcaattttataactgctttttttttattaggtttactTCATTACATTTCATTTTGAATTATCAAATAGCtatcaaatcattttgaatcgttaaaattatttagttattattgatCCAAATGTTGAACTTTTCCTGAGGGCGAATACATTTTTCTATatgcattgtttttattaaggGATTTTTTCGAAGATTTAAACCATTTCTTATTTTATCGCAAAGCATGCAAAAGCTACTAGAGCTGTCTAACTGCCAGTTTTTTTTCCACCTAAAGTAAGAGTTATATTTTGTAGAATTAGAACTAACATCTAAAATATAATCAGCCAAGGCTTTTGGAGAATCAAAACTCATAGCATCAATAAAAGATCCTGGAACGGCTAATCTCGGATCAGAATAGTTGGATCCTCCTAATACTATTGGTATTAAGTTGTTATCAAGTCCATTATACCAGTACTTCTCTGTAATGTAGCCGTCGCATAAAGAGTTTTctgcagaaaaataaaatttaaaatcgtcTAAACATGGTTTGCCTgaacattttgaagaaaattgcTTTGGAAAGTTTACTGAGCATGATCCTAAGACTTCTATATCGACAccaaatgaaattaattttgaagCAAGCTTGTTTCTAGCATCTCCATTGCAATTACTTACCATCCAAGCTACCATTTTTGATTTATTCGAAAAATAATCTTTGTCAATTCTTTCATCAGTTTTCAAGAGCTTCCCGTGATATCTGTAAGGTAATGGTATATCAGTATCTGTCCCATACGAAGCTGTAGCATTAAAGTATTTATCTATGTTATCAACACCAGGACTATTGTAAATTGACTCCATTGTAAAATAAATCCACAGCTGTTCTTTACTTCTAATATTGCTAAGGCTTTCTAACTCTTGTATTGATGGCATGTTGCGCGAATGAAACATGACAACATCACTACGATGATATAGGTCCTTATTATATGTCATTTGAAAGTTAGATGTTTCGAAATTACATTTAGATGAGGAGTCAATTGGCCATTTATCACCGAAAAATGATGTATACAACAGTATAAGAATTGTTCGGTTTAGATATAGtgacttttctaaataaaagaaattttgaataaattttactaaaaaataatatatatatatatatatatatatatatatatatatatatatatatatatatatatatatatatatatatatatatatatatatatatatatatatatatatatatttatttatttattttcgtaatatttttttaaaaaataaaaaaatattacgaaacttatttatttttatttgttgtttatgCTGAAGCTGGTGACTCCAGCAAGTGTGACACTTTGACAgccttgaaataaaaatatggaaatGTATGAAAACATAATTGAAAACTTTCAACAAtgtgtgtaattttttttaattccttcaAAGATTATGTGTTGACAGCTTTTTCCGGCAAAGAATTAATGGTGCaatctttgtattttaaatcatctttataAAGGTACATAACATGTACCTTTtataaagatgatttaaaatacaatctttatacataaaaatcttcctatatttttaaaaattttatatacaatcaaagacgattctacaaataaaacaaGGTGGAGGGGTGAATTCTTAAAAAGTACCGactattttcttaaaaataataaaaaaaagagtccttaaaaactaaaattcaccCGACTAAATTATGTCAAACACCCCACTAGCCGACTAAGTTCGTCAAAAAACCGACTATAGCTTAAAAATCACCATCTTTGTGGGGGTGGTATACCCCTTTCCCCCACACACTCTTCCCCTAAAATCGTCTTTGTAAGCAATCTTTACacataaaaagtcttttttctttaaaaaactctacaaaaataatacacaataaaacttgtacaataaaacaacacaataaaaatctttttcattctcaatattttgtaaatattttacatcgTAGTTGAGAGaagtaaataatatagaaatatgtTATACACCAGCTCAAAAGATAAGCTAACTTGAAAAACATCcactttttgttgtttaacaaaaaaatgtaagtaaaagTAACATATAACAACTTTAGCGTTTTATTTCTTTTCGTACTTCTCTCAACTatgatgtaaaatatttacaaaatacaaaaaatgaaatcttttttagattaatttatcCTCCTCCGGTTAATTGCCATATATAGGCCACATACCAATTTGTATGTGGCATATATATGGCAATTAACCGGAGGAGGATAAATTAATACCATATTGGTATGTGGCAAAAAACGAGTTTAGCTCACGAAAGAGCATCATAACCCGCTTCATAGACCAAGAGTAAGTGATTTAAAGGAGAACGAAATATTATAGAGTGAAAATAAGAAGAAGTTGGATTAGAAAAATAGCATAGAGATAGCGGACAAATATTGCACTAGATGTTAGAATGTGCAATTTACAATCAACATCATATTAACTTGATATGAACTGTTGTTACGTGTAAAGCTTTATATAATTTACGTAACCTAACCTTTTACAAGCGCATTattgctttcaaaaataaatgagaGGCTATAATATGATAaactgtattataaaaaatataattatttttcgcTTGTGGgtgtttattatttgaaattttttgttgaaatatttaaagaataccCAAATACTATGATGATAAAACTGATTGATTTGAATCATGTAATGAATGCTACACCAAAAAATCTCTTTGGAcgttcatttaaaatatttactttaaacaatcattaatgaTTGCTTAAGAAGCAATATCCTTTGgagaaataatttctttagacTATTGTTAATGATTGcgtaactatttttttagagaCAAATTATACACAAAGTATTTACacatgaattaaataaaaagttatagcgCTAAACTGACGATAGTTGAGATACGAGAAAACACGAACAGTTTAACAGTATATAATTAATCTtgtcatatttaattttagtgcgtaaaaaaaaaacttaacaaaatcaACAggaattttctttattaataaaggcGGTATGGTTATATTCATAGGTAAAGGCACTGGTTCCTTAAactttgttaaacaatttttaaacttcttttttttttagtatttattaaggaaaacttttaatgcaatgaaaaaatattttgtataataaaactatcttattaaaaaaagcacgCAGGCAAATACGCAGCTTTTGttttaaactagtttaaaaTGAAAGCTGTGTATTTGTATACGTATTTGTATGTGTTGAAATATGGGGTACATGACATCAATATTTTTTGCCTCAATGTTAAAACAGTATTATACTAACCTTAGTATTTTCATTCTAATATTTGAAAACTTTGTGAAGTATAAgttctgatttattttgaatagcgGTCacatattttcattaatttttaacataaatagatatttatttggtagaaatttattatacttgacttaacaaataatatttgggAATGAGTTAAACAACCAATATtggaaataattataattgcatgcttttgtttatcaaatagttttttttattttaattttatttttattacgcAATTCTTGTGTAATTAAGATGacgagaaatataaaaatttatagaaaaaaagtttttaaatccaaatttttgtaatttgtctTTTTATGTCTTGATTTGgagattttaaacttttcatgtCTTGTTTGATCTAGCAACCAGACAATCTCTAATGGACTTATTATAAAAGGACAAAAATAGACTTTGACAAAGCACTAATtgcaacaattttaattacaactatCAAAAATGAATTgtctataaaaaatgtttgtctttCTAgacaatcattttaaaaacggaCACTAAATGAACAATCTCGATTTTTTAATGAGGTATAGAAGatctatttaatatataatttggaCTTATAACgagtaattaaattttcactGCAGCATCGTTTCAAAAACTGAAAACGagcacaaaattaaaaatacaatttttctaacagaagttcattttttaattttttgtccagCGTGTGCTgttgattaaaaagttaatgtctATTTAAAAACCTCAAAATGGACTATTTTGTGCTCAATTAAAGTTCATTAATTACTCAGTTCAGTTGTTCAATTCTCAGTGAATGTGcgtgaaagtttatttttaaaatgcccTCTCCAGTTTGGGATTACTTCAAAAAAGTTGAAggtaagtttttcatttaaaaaattttccttaGTCACTAAAATCTTTATCAccttcaataaaattattttaacaatatgtGATCAAGGAGTTGTCCTTTATAAAATGTGGATTAGTAAGTAGAAGATTCCAATAggtgttaaaatttatttaggtttgtgaataaaacaatagtgaaaaagaaaaatgttttttactttcattttattgatgaatatgtacgcaagttttaaacaataattaatcaTGGGCAATGATCGTCATTTGGAGTTTTGATgtcatttcaatatttttttaatattataaatttactaCATAACAATCT
The nucleotide sequence above comes from Hydra vulgaris chromosome 09, alternate assembly HydraT2T_AEP. Encoded proteins:
- the LOC100208181 gene encoding 3-galactosyl-N-acetylglucosaminide 4-alpha-L-fucosyltransferase FUT3 isoform X2 — its product is MEIFQWKTFFIFCCFSIAFFIYICFYFTTSIKHGILEPSFANIVKQVLNTKDLKNYRIFNRENNQKTEKSLYLNRTILILLYTSFFGDKWPIDSSSKCNFETSNFQMTYNKDLYHRSDVVMFHSRNMPSIQELESLSNIRSKEQLWIYFTMESIYNSPGVDNIDKYFNATASYGTDTDIPLPYRYHGKLLKTDERIDKDYFSNKSKMVAWMVSNCNGDARNKLASKLISFGVDIEVLGSCSVNFPKQFSSKCSGKPCLDDFKFYFSAENSLCDGYITEKYWYNGLDNNLIPIVLGGSNYSDPRLAVPGSFIDAMSFDSPKALADYILDVSSNSTKYNSYFRWKKNWQLDSSSSFCMLCDKIRNGLNLRKNPLIKTMHIEKCIRPQEKFNIWINNN